A stretch of the Tachysurus fulvidraco isolate hzauxx_2018 chromosome 18, HZAU_PFXX_2.0, whole genome shotgun sequence genome encodes the following:
- the LOC125139401 gene encoding microfibril-associated glycoprotein 4-like, whose translation MIGSHSSGAVFTLFTVFRTLLLPLLVVSTPGSQSLIQTDCSDVYDNGQKLSGVYTIYPTADTPVQVYCDMGCFGSQTEDGNWTVFQKRMDGSVNFYRPWEHYKKGFGNKNGEYWLGLENLYQLTQNRKYELRVDLQDFDGVSVYAHYSYFSVESEADGYKLHISGFTNGGAGDSLELSNGQKFSTFDKDQDSNNAGNCAKTYLVAFWYNNCHHANPNGVYLWGIDGTLFAIGNVWYHWKGYNYGLKSINMKIRPVS comes from the exons ATGATTGGAAGTCATAGCAGT ggTGCTGTGTTTACATTGTTCACAGTGTTCAGGACTCTGCTGCTCCCCCTGCTGGTCGTAAGTACACCTGGTTCTCAGTCTCTGATTCAGACAGACTGCTCTGATGTCTATGATAATGGACAAAAGCTCAGCGGCGTGTACACAATCTACCCCACAGCAGACACACCTGTACAGGTGTACTGTGACATGGGATGTTTTGGAAGCCAAACAGAGGACGGGAATTGGACG GTGTTTCAGAAGAGAATGGATGGCTCTGTGAATTTTTACAGACCATGGGAACACTACAAGAAAGGGTTTGGGAACAAGAATGGAGAATACTGGCTGG GATTAGAGAATCTCTACCAACTCACACAGAACAGAAAGTATGAGTTGAGGGTGGACCTGCAGGACTTTGATGGAGTTTCAGTTTACGCTCACTATTCGTATTTCTCTGTGGAATCTGAGGCTGACGGCTACAAGCTCCACATTAGCGGCTTTACCAACGGAGGTGCAG GTGATTCTCTGGAGTTAAGCAATGGGCAGAAGTTCTCTACCTTTGATAAAGACCAGGACTCCAATAATGCAGGAAACTGTGCTAAAACTTACCTTGTGGCTTTTTGGTACAACAATTGCCATCATGCGAACCCTAATGGGGTTTATCTCTGGGGCATAGATGGGACTCTTTTTGCCATTGGAAATGTTTGGTACCATTGGAAAGGCTACAATTATGGACTCAAGTCCATCAACATGAAGATCAGACCTGTGTCTTAG
- the LOC113639446 gene encoding microfibril-associated glycoprotein 4-like isoform X1 yields MTVKVFSVFTVFRTVLLPLLVVSTPGSQSLGPTDCSDVYDNGQTLNGVYTIYPTADTPVQVYCDMGCFGSQTEDRKWTVFQRRMDGSVNFYRPWEHYKKGFGNKNGEYWLGLENLYQLTQKQKYELKVDLQDFEGVSVYARYIAFSVDSEANGYKLSVSGFINGGAGDAMTPGNGQNFSTFDKDQDSHPGSCAKMFLGGFWYSDCHSANPNGIYLWGHDATHYAIGNVWQPWKGYDYGLKYITMKIRPASVAQ; encoded by the exons ATGACA GTCAAAGTGTTTTCAGTATTCACAGTGTTCAGGACTGTGCTGCTCCCCCTGCTGGTCGTAAGTACACCTGGTTCTCAGTCTCTGGGTCCGACAGACTGCTCTGATGTCTACGATAACGGACAAACACTCAATGGCGTGTACACAATCTACCCCACAGCAGACACACCTGTACAGGTGTACTGTGACATGGGATGTTTTGGAAGCCAAACAGAGGACAGGAAGTGGACG GTGTTTCAGAGGAGAATGGATGGCTCTGTGAATTTTTACAGACCATGGGAACACTACAAGAAAGGGTTTGGGAACAAGAATGGAGAATACTGGCTGG GATTGGAGAATCTCTACCAACTCACACAGAAGCAGAAATATGAGCTGAAAGTGGACCTGCAGGACTTTGAGGGGGTCTCAGTTTATGCTCGATACATTGCTTTCTCTGTGGACTCTGAAGCTAATGGATACAAACTCAGTGTTAGTGGCTTCATCAATGGAGGTGCTG GTGATGCCATGACTCCAGGCAATGGACAGAATTTCTCCACCTTTGACAAAGACCAGGATTCTCATCCAGGGTCCTGTGCTAAAATGTTCCTGGGGGGTTTTTGGTACAGTGACTGTCACAGTGCTAACCCTAACGGGATTTACCTGTGGGGACATGATGCCACTCATTACGCCATCGGAAATGTGTGGCAACCATGGAAAGGCTATGATTATGGTCTCAAATACATCACCATGAAGATCAGACCTGCATCTGTAGCACAGTGA
- the LOC125139399 gene encoding microfibril-associated glycoprotein 4-like isoform X3 — protein sequence MRSLESNLQSLLSNPGIDFLEMLQESKMVVFTVFRTLLLPLLVVSTPIPQSLVPTDCSDVYNNGQTLSGVYTIYPTADTPVQVYCDMGCFGSQTEDGKWTVFQKRMDGSVNFYRPWEHYKKGFGNKNGEYWLGLESLYQLTHKRKYELKVDLQDFDGVSVYARYSSFSVESEADGYKLHLSGFINGGAGDSMATNNGQKFSTFDKDQDSNEAGNCAKSYLGGFWYSQCHHTNPNGIYLWGRDATHYAIGNVWQTWKGYDYGLKYITMKIRPVA from the exons ATGAG GAGTCTCGAGTCAAATCTACAATCTCTGCTTTCGAATCCAGGCATCGACTTCTTGGAAATGTTACAAGAGTCTAAAATGGTT gtgttcacagtgttcaggACTCTGCTGCTCCCCCTGCTGGTCGTTAGTACACCTATTCCTCAGTCTCTGGTTCCGACAGACTGCTCTGATGTCTACAATAATGGACAAACACTCAGTGGCGTGTACACAATCTACCCCACAGCAGACACACCTGTACAGGTGTACTGTGACATGGGATGTTTTGGAAGCCAAACAGAGGACGGGAAGTGGACG GTGTTTCAGAAGAGAATGGATGGCTCTGTGAATTTTTACAGACCATGGGAACACTACAAGAAAGGGTTTGGGAACAAGAATGGAGAATACTGGCTTG GATTAGAAAGTCTCTACCAACTCACACATAAGAGGAAATACGAGCTGAAGGTGGACCTGCAGGACTTTGACGGTGTGTCGGTTTATGCTCGGTATTCTTCTTTCTCTGTAGAATCTGAGGCTGACGGCTACAAACTCCATCTTAGTGGCTTCATTAATGGAGGTGCAG GTGATTCTATGGCTACAAACAACGGACAGAAATTTTCCACCTTTGATAAAGACCAGGACTCGAATGAAGCAGGGAACTGTGCTAAATCCTACCTTGGAGGTTTTTGGTACAGTCAGTGTCACCATACTAACCCTAACGGGATATACCTGTGGGGACGTGACGCCACTCATTACGCCATCGGAAATGTGTGGCAGACTTGGAAAGGCTATGATTACGGTCTCAAATACATCACCATGAAGATCAGACCTGTAGCATGA
- the LOC113646626 gene encoding microfibril-associated glycoprotein 4-like, translating to MIGSHSSGAVFILFTVFRTLLLPLLVVTTPISQSLGPKDCSDVYDNGQTLSGVYTIYPTADTPVQVYCDMGCFGSTAEYGKWTVFQRRMDGSVNFYRPWEQYKKGFGDKFGEYWLGLENLYQLTRNRKYELRVDLQDFDGVSVYAHYSYFSVESEADGYKLHVSGFTNGGAGDSLETSSGQKFSTFDKDQDSNEEGNCAKTYIGAFWYNKCHYTNPNGVYLWGKDGTLFAIGNVWYHWKGYDYGLKYITMKIRPVS from the exons ATGATTGGAAGTCATAGCAGT ggtGCTGTGTTTATATTGTTCACAGTGTTCAGGACTCTGCTGCTCCCCCTGCTGGTCGTTACTACACCTATTTCTCAGTCTCTGGGTCCGAAAGACTGCTCTGATGTCTATGATAACGGACAAACGCTCAGCGGCGTTTACACAATCTACCCCACAGCAGACACACCTGTACAGGTGTACTGTGACATGGGATGTTTCGGAAGCACAGCAGAATACGGGAAGTGGACG GTGTTTCAGAGAAGAATGGATGGCAGTGTAAATTTCTACAGACCATGGGAACAGTACAAGAAAGGATTTGGGGACAAGTTCGGAGAATACTGGCTGG GATTAGAGAATCTCTACCAACTCACACGGAACAGAAAGTATGAGCTGAGGGTGGACCTGCAGGACTTTGATGGAGTTTCAGTTTACGCTCACTATTCGTATTTCTCTGTAGAATCTGAGGCTGACGGCTACAAGCTCCACGTTAGCGGCTTTACCAACGGAGGTGCAG GTGATTCTCTGGAGACAAGCAGTGGGCAGAAGTTCTCTACCTTTGATAAAGACCAGGACTCCAATGAGGAGGGAAACTGTGCTAAAACTTACATTGGGGCTTTTTGGTACAACAAGTGCCATTATACGAACCCTAATGGGGTTTATCTGTGGGGCAAAGATGGGACTCTTTTTGCCATTGGAAATGTTTGGTACCATTGGAAAGGCTACGATTATGGACTCAAGTACATCACCATGAAGATCAGACCTGTGTCTTAG
- the pin1 gene encoding peptidyl-prolyl cis-trans isomerase NIMA-interacting 1 isoform X3, with amino-acid sequence MGLFPFAGRVYYFNHSTNASQWERPCGGGGGGGGGGGAAVDKVRCSHLLVKHNQSRRPSSWREENITRTKEEALELIHRYIDQIKSGEEDFETLASKFSDCSSARNGGDLGMFGRGQMQKPFEEASFVLKIGDMSGPVFTDSGVHIILRTG; translated from the exons atggg TCTTTTCCCTTTTGCAGGCAGGGTTTATTACTTTAACCACAGTACGAACGCGAGTCAGTGGGAGCGGCCgtgtggaggtggtggaggtggtggtggtggtgggggggcgGCGGTGGACAAGGTGCGCTGCTCTCACCTGCTGGTCAAACACAACCAATCACGCAGACCGTCATCATGGAGAGAGGAGAATATCACACGCACCAAAGAGGAAGCTCTGGAGCTCATACACA ggtatATAGATCAGATAAAGTCCGGAGAGGAGGACTTTGAGACGTTGGCGTCTAAGTTCAGTGACTGCAGCTCAGCACGCAATGGGGGAGACCTGGGCATGTTTGGCAGGg gtcAGATGCAGAAGCCGTTTGAAGAAGCCTCGTTTGTGCTGAAGATCGGAGACATGAGCGGTCCAGTGTTTACTGACTCCGGGGTTCACATCATCCTACGTACAGGATAA
- the pin1 gene encoding peptidyl-prolyl cis-trans isomerase NIMA-interacting 1 isoform X1, producing MSDDDKLPPGWEKRMSRSSGRVYYFNHSTNASQWERPCGGGGGGGGGGGAAVDKVRCSHLLVKHNQSRRPSSWREENITRTKEEALELIHRYIDQIKSGEEDFETLASKFSDCSSARNGGDLGMFGRGQMQKPFEEASFVLKIGDMSGPVFTDSGVHIILRTG from the exons ATGTCTGACGATGATAAATTACCGCCCGGATGGGAGAAGCGCATGAGTCGGAGCTCAG GCAGGGTTTATTACTTTAACCACAGTACGAACGCGAGTCAGTGGGAGCGGCCgtgtggaggtggtggaggtggtggtggtggtgggggggcgGCGGTGGACAAGGTGCGCTGCTCTCACCTGCTGGTCAAACACAACCAATCACGCAGACCGTCATCATGGAGAGAGGAGAATATCACACGCACCAAAGAGGAAGCTCTGGAGCTCATACACA ggtatATAGATCAGATAAAGTCCGGAGAGGAGGACTTTGAGACGTTGGCGTCTAAGTTCAGTGACTGCAGCTCAGCACGCAATGGGGGAGACCTGGGCATGTTTGGCAGGg gtcAGATGCAGAAGCCGTTTGAAGAAGCCTCGTTTGTGCTGAAGATCGGAGACATGAGCGGTCCAGTGTTTACTGACTCCGGGGTTCACATCATCCTACGTACAGGATAA
- the pin1 gene encoding peptidyl-prolyl cis-trans isomerase NIMA-interacting 1 isoform X2 has protein sequence MGSLFPFAGRVYYFNHSTNASQWERPCGGGGGGGGGGGAAVDKVRCSHLLVKHNQSRRPSSWREENITRTKEEALELIHRYIDQIKSGEEDFETLASKFSDCSSARNGGDLGMFGRGQMQKPFEEASFVLKIGDMSGPVFTDSGVHIILRTG, from the exons atggg AAGTCTTTTCCCTTTTGCAGGCAGGGTTTATTACTTTAACCACAGTACGAACGCGAGTCAGTGGGAGCGGCCgtgtggaggtggtggaggtggtggtggtggtgggggggcgGCGGTGGACAAGGTGCGCTGCTCTCACCTGCTGGTCAAACACAACCAATCACGCAGACCGTCATCATGGAGAGAGGAGAATATCACACGCACCAAAGAGGAAGCTCTGGAGCTCATACACA ggtatATAGATCAGATAAAGTCCGGAGAGGAGGACTTTGAGACGTTGGCGTCTAAGTTCAGTGACTGCAGCTCAGCACGCAATGGGGGAGACCTGGGCATGTTTGGCAGGg gtcAGATGCAGAAGCCGTTTGAAGAAGCCTCGTTTGTGCTGAAGATCGGAGACATGAGCGGTCCAGTGTTTACTGACTCCGGGGTTCACATCATCCTACGTACAGGATAA
- the LOC125139399 gene encoding microfibril-associated glycoprotein 4-like isoform X1 — protein MRSLESNLQSLLSNPGIDFLEMLQESKMVVFTVFRTLLLPLLVVSTPIPQSLVPTDCSDVYNNGQTLSGVYTIYPTADTPVQVYCDMGCFGSQTEDGKWTVFQKRMDGSVNFYRPWEHYKKGFGNKNGEYWLGLESLYQLTHKRKYELKVDLQDFDGVSVYARYSSFSVESEADGYKLHLSGFINGGAERLLFSVGDSMATNNGQKFSTFDKDQDSNEAGNCAKSYLGGFWYSQCHHTNPNGIYLWGRDATHYAIGNVWQTWKGYDYGLKYITMKIRPVA, from the exons ATGAG GAGTCTCGAGTCAAATCTACAATCTCTGCTTTCGAATCCAGGCATCGACTTCTTGGAAATGTTACAAGAGTCTAAAATGGTT gtgttcacagtgttcaggACTCTGCTGCTCCCCCTGCTGGTCGTTAGTACACCTATTCCTCAGTCTCTGGTTCCGACAGACTGCTCTGATGTCTACAATAATGGACAAACACTCAGTGGCGTGTACACAATCTACCCCACAGCAGACACACCTGTACAGGTGTACTGTGACATGGGATGTTTTGGAAGCCAAACAGAGGACGGGAAGTGGACG GTGTTTCAGAAGAGAATGGATGGCTCTGTGAATTTTTACAGACCATGGGAACACTACAAGAAAGGGTTTGGGAACAAGAATGGAGAATACTGGCTTG GATTAGAAAGTCTCTACCAACTCACACATAAGAGGAAATACGAGCTGAAGGTGGACCTGCAGGACTTTGACGGTGTGTCGGTTTATGCTCGGTATTCTTCTTTCTCTGTAGAATCTGAGGCTGACGGCTACAAACTCCATCTTAGTGGCTTCATTAATGGAGGTGCAG agcGTCTTCTGTTCTCTGTAGGTGATTCTATGGCTACAAACAACGGACAGAAATTTTCCACCTTTGATAAAGACCAGGACTCGAATGAAGCAGGGAACTGTGCTAAATCCTACCTTGGAGGTTTTTGGTACAGTCAGTGTCACCATACTAACCCTAACGGGATATACCTGTGGGGACGTGACGCCACTCATTACGCCATCGGAAATGTGTGGCAGACTTGGAAAGGCTATGATTACGGTCTCAAATACATCACCATGAAGATCAGACCTGTAGCATGA
- the ubl5 gene encoding ubiquitin-like protein 5, whose amino-acid sequence MIEVVCNDRLGKKVRVKCNSEDTIGDLKKLIAAQTGTRWDKIVLKKWYTIFKDHVSLGDYEIHDGMNLELYYQ is encoded by the exons ATGATTGAGGTTGTATGTAACGATCGACTGGGCAAAAAAGTCCGAGTCAAATGCAA TTCTGAAGACACTATCGGGGATCTGAAGAAGCTAATCGCTGCTCAGACAGGAACCAGATGGGACAAAATCGTCTTGAAGAAAtg GTACACTATATTTAAGGACCACGTGTCACTTGGTGACT ATGAGATCCATGATGGGATGAACCTGGAGCTGTATTACCAGTAG
- the LOC113639446 gene encoding microfibril-associated glycoprotein 4-like isoform X2, with protein sequence MTVKVFSVFTVFRTVLLPLLVVSTPGSQSLGPTDCSDVYDNGQTLNGVYTIYPTADTPVQVYCDMGCFGSQTEDRKWTRRMDGSVNFYRPWEHYKKGFGNKNGEYWLGLENLYQLTQKQKYELKVDLQDFEGVSVYARYIAFSVDSEANGYKLSVSGFINGGAGDAMTPGNGQNFSTFDKDQDSHPGSCAKMFLGGFWYSDCHSANPNGIYLWGHDATHYAIGNVWQPWKGYDYGLKYITMKIRPASVAQ encoded by the exons ATGACA GTCAAAGTGTTTTCAGTATTCACAGTGTTCAGGACTGTGCTGCTCCCCCTGCTGGTCGTAAGTACACCTGGTTCTCAGTCTCTGGGTCCGACAGACTGCTCTGATGTCTACGATAACGGACAAACACTCAATGGCGTGTACACAATCTACCCCACAGCAGACACACCTGTACAGGTGTACTGTGACATGGGATGTTTTGGAAGCCAAACAGAGGACAGGAAGTGGACG AGGAGAATGGATGGCTCTGTGAATTTTTACAGACCATGGGAACACTACAAGAAAGGGTTTGGGAACAAGAATGGAGAATACTGGCTGG GATTGGAGAATCTCTACCAACTCACACAGAAGCAGAAATATGAGCTGAAAGTGGACCTGCAGGACTTTGAGGGGGTCTCAGTTTATGCTCGATACATTGCTTTCTCTGTGGACTCTGAAGCTAATGGATACAAACTCAGTGTTAGTGGCTTCATCAATGGAGGTGCTG GTGATGCCATGACTCCAGGCAATGGACAGAATTTCTCCACCTTTGACAAAGACCAGGATTCTCATCCAGGGTCCTGTGCTAAAATGTTCCTGGGGGGTTTTTGGTACAGTGACTGTCACAGTGCTAACCCTAACGGGATTTACCTGTGGGGACATGATGCCACTCATTACGCCATCGGAAATGTGTGGCAACCATGGAAAGGCTATGATTATGGTCTCAAATACATCACCATGAAGATCAGACCTGCATCTGTAGCACAGTGA
- the LOC113646627 gene encoding microfibril-associated glycoprotein 4 isoform X2, with product MLQASKMVVFTVFRTLLLPLLVVSTPIPQSLVPTDCSDVYNNGQTLSGVYTIYPTADTPVQVYCDMGCFGSQTEDGNWTVFQKRMDGSVNFYRPWEHYKKGFGNKNGEYWLGLESLYQLTHKRKYELKVDLQDFDGVSVYARYSSFSVESEADGYKLHLSGFINGGAGDSMATNNGQKFSTFDKDQDSNEAGNCAKSYLGGFWYSQCHHTNPNGIYLWGRDATHYAIGNVWQTWKGYDYGLKYITMKIRPVA from the exons ATGTTACAGGCGTCTAAAATGGTT gtgttcacagtgttcaggACTCTTCTGCTCCCCCTGCTGGTCGTTAGTACACCTATTCCTCAGTCTCTGGTTCCGACAGACTGCTCTGATGTCTACAATAATGGACAAACACTCAGTGGCGTGTACACAATCTACCCCACAGCAGACACACCTGTACAGGTGTACTGTGACATGGGATGTTTTGGAAGCCAAACAGAGGACGGGAATTGGACG GTGTTTCAGAAGAGAATGGATGGCTCTGTGAATTTTTACAGACCATGGGAACACTACAAGAAAGGGTTTGGGAACAAGAATGGAGAATACTGGCTGG GATTAGAAAGTCTCTACCAACTCACACATAAGAGGAAATACGAGCTGAAGGTGGACCTGCAGGACTTTGACGGTGTGTCGGTTTATGCTCGGTATTCTTCTTTCTCTGTAGAATCTGAGGCTGACGGCTACAAACTCCATCTTAGTGGCTTCATTAATGGAGGTGCAG GTGATTCTATGGCTACAAACAACGGACAGAAATTTTCCACCTTTGATAAAGACCAGGACTCGAATGAAGCAGGGAACTGTGCTAAATCCTACCTTGGAGGTTTTTGGTACAGTCAGTGTCACCATACTAACCCTAACGGGATATACCTGTGGGGACGTGACGCCACTCATTACGCCATCGGAAATGTGTGGCAGACTTGGAAAGGCTATGATTACGGTCTCAAATACATCACCATGAAGATCAGACCTGTAGCATGA
- the LOC113646627 gene encoding microfibril-associated glycoprotein 4 isoform X1 produces MLQASKMVVFTVFRTLLLPLLVVSTPIPQSLVPTDCSDVYNNGQTLSGVYTIYPTADTPVQVYCDMGCFGSQTEDGNWTVCLDVFQKRMDGSVNFYRPWEHYKKGFGNKNGEYWLGLESLYQLTHKRKYELKVDLQDFDGVSVYARYSSFSVESEADGYKLHLSGFINGGAGDSMATNNGQKFSTFDKDQDSNEAGNCAKSYLGGFWYSQCHHTNPNGIYLWGRDATHYAIGNVWQTWKGYDYGLKYITMKIRPVA; encoded by the exons ATGTTACAGGCGTCTAAAATGGTT gtgttcacagtgttcaggACTCTTCTGCTCCCCCTGCTGGTCGTTAGTACACCTATTCCTCAGTCTCTGGTTCCGACAGACTGCTCTGATGTCTACAATAATGGACAAACACTCAGTGGCGTGTACACAATCTACCCCACAGCAGACACACCTGTACAGGTGTACTGTGACATGGGATGTTTTGGAAGCCAAACAGAGGACGGGAATTGGACGGTATGTTTAGAT GTGTTTCAGAAGAGAATGGATGGCTCTGTGAATTTTTACAGACCATGGGAACACTACAAGAAAGGGTTTGGGAACAAGAATGGAGAATACTGGCTGG GATTAGAAAGTCTCTACCAACTCACACATAAGAGGAAATACGAGCTGAAGGTGGACCTGCAGGACTTTGACGGTGTGTCGGTTTATGCTCGGTATTCTTCTTTCTCTGTAGAATCTGAGGCTGACGGCTACAAACTCCATCTTAGTGGCTTCATTAATGGAGGTGCAG GTGATTCTATGGCTACAAACAACGGACAGAAATTTTCCACCTTTGATAAAGACCAGGACTCGAATGAAGCAGGGAACTGTGCTAAATCCTACCTTGGAGGTTTTTGGTACAGTCAGTGTCACCATACTAACCCTAACGGGATATACCTGTGGGGACGTGACGCCACTCATTACGCCATCGGAAATGTGTGGCAGACTTGGAAAGGCTATGATTACGGTCTCAAATACATCACCATGAAGATCAGACCTGTAGCATGA
- the LOC125139399 gene encoding microfibril-associated glycoprotein 4-like isoform X2 codes for MRSLESNLQSLLSNPGIDFLEMLQESKMVFTVFRTLLLPLLVVSTPIPQSLVPTDCSDVYNNGQTLSGVYTIYPTADTPVQVYCDMGCFGSQTEDGKWTVFQKRMDGSVNFYRPWEHYKKGFGNKNGEYWLGLESLYQLTHKRKYELKVDLQDFDGVSVYARYSSFSVESEADGYKLHLSGFINGGAERLLFSVGDSMATNNGQKFSTFDKDQDSNEAGNCAKSYLGGFWYSQCHHTNPNGIYLWGRDATHYAIGNVWQTWKGYDYGLKYITMKIRPVA; via the exons ATGAG GAGTCTCGAGTCAAATCTACAATCTCTGCTTTCGAATCCAGGCATCGACTTCTTGGAAATGTTACAAGAGTCTAAAATG gtgttcacagtgttcaggACTCTGCTGCTCCCCCTGCTGGTCGTTAGTACACCTATTCCTCAGTCTCTGGTTCCGACAGACTGCTCTGATGTCTACAATAATGGACAAACACTCAGTGGCGTGTACACAATCTACCCCACAGCAGACACACCTGTACAGGTGTACTGTGACATGGGATGTTTTGGAAGCCAAACAGAGGACGGGAAGTGGACG GTGTTTCAGAAGAGAATGGATGGCTCTGTGAATTTTTACAGACCATGGGAACACTACAAGAAAGGGTTTGGGAACAAGAATGGAGAATACTGGCTTG GATTAGAAAGTCTCTACCAACTCACACATAAGAGGAAATACGAGCTGAAGGTGGACCTGCAGGACTTTGACGGTGTGTCGGTTTATGCTCGGTATTCTTCTTTCTCTGTAGAATCTGAGGCTGACGGCTACAAACTCCATCTTAGTGGCTTCATTAATGGAGGTGCAG agcGTCTTCTGTTCTCTGTAGGTGATTCTATGGCTACAAACAACGGACAGAAATTTTCCACCTTTGATAAAGACCAGGACTCGAATGAAGCAGGGAACTGTGCTAAATCCTACCTTGGAGGTTTTTGGTACAGTCAGTGTCACCATACTAACCCTAACGGGATATACCTGTGGGGACGTGACGCCACTCATTACGCCATCGGAAATGTGTGGCAGACTTGGAAAGGCTATGATTACGGTCTCAAATACATCACCATGAAGATCAGACCTGTAGCATGA